The Humulus lupulus chromosome 3, drHumLupu1.1, whole genome shotgun sequence genome window below encodes:
- the LOC133823743 gene encoding transcription repressor OFP15-like: MGKKMKLPILSNQTTEPKSTTWPWPSCAQTRTLSFRTAPNNNVFKTINSAFIDSTTTTTTTEPPLALEYSLYTNSSSSESASFSTNSDDPPSSGAGAGDPVEAVIQGLRSTERRLFFEPGDASTASILTKANKKEEEEEEKLLLVLEDNNSIKKVIPYKESVALSMESRNPYLDFKKSMEEMVEAHGLKGWESLEELLSWYLKMNGKDNHGFIVGAFVDLLVGIAFSSSSSSTNNNIDNKSSSSSTSSNCNCSNNCDSPYSPLSFCNTSSSSSCSSSLSSSSTPCVSSIEVGELEIESTPCLASLLEIEEEKNVEEDDDGISS; the protein is encoded by the coding sequence ATGGGAAAAAAAATGAAGCTTCCCATTCTCTCTAACCAAACAACAGAGCCTAAATCTACAACATGGCCATGGCCTTCTTGTGCTCAAACCAGAACCCTCTCTTTCCGAACTGCTCCAAACAACAACGTCTTCAAAACAATCAACTCCGCATTCATAGACTCaaccacgactactactactactgagcCTCCTCTCGCACTTGAGTACTCATTGTACACCAACTCATCATCGTCCGAGTCAGCAAGCTTCTCCACAAACTCCGACGATCCTCCATCTTCAGGCGCCGGAGCCGGCGACCCAGTTGAGGCAGTGATTCAAGGGCTAAGGTCAACGGAAAGACGGTTGTTCTTCGAGCCTGGGGATGCCAGTACTGCCTCTATACTTACAAAAGCTAataaaaaagaagaggaagaagaagagaaattactACTTGTCCTTGAGGATAATAATAGTATTAAGAAGGTGATTCCGTACAAGGAGAGTGTGGCCTTATCAATGGAGTCTAGGAACCCTTATTTGGATTTTAAGAAATCTATGGAGGAGATGGTCGAGGCCCATGGTCTCAAGGGTTGGGAAAGCCTTGAAGAGCTTCTGAGTTGGTATTTGAAGATGAATGGGAAAGACAATCATGGATTTATTGTTGGAGCTTTTGTTGATTTATTGGTAGGTATTGcctttagtagtagtagtagtagcactaATAATAATATTGATAATAAGTCTTCTTCTTCATCTACTTCTTCAAATTGTAATTGTTCTAATAATTGCGACTCTCCTTACTCTCCTTTATCATTTTGTaacacttcttcttcttcttcttgctcatCTTCTTTAAGTAGTAGTAGTACTCCTTGTGTATCTTCGATAGAAGTAGGGGAATTAGAGATCGAAAGTACTCCTTGTTTGGCTTCATTGTTAGAAATCGAGGAGGAAAAGAAtgtagaagaagatgatgatggtATTTCAtcttag